Part of the Clostridia bacterium genome, TCGTCCGCGCTAATTACCTCGAGAAAAAGTACTCCAAAAAGACGATCCTGGAGGTCTATCTCAACAGGATAAACCTCGGAAGCACTTACACCGGAGTGCAGGTCGCCGCAAACTCGTATTTTGACAAGGACGTTTCCGAACTCACGCTTGCCGAATGCGCAAGCATAGCGGGCATAACGCGCGCTCCGACGAAGTATAATCCGCAGCTTAACCTTCAGAATAACCGCGACCGCGCCGTCGTCGTTCTCGATCAGATGCTCCAGCAGGGCTATATCAGTCCGCAGCAGCACGCCGAGGCGAAAGCGGAGATAGCGACGCTTGAGGTCCTGCCCAGAAAGAATATCGACCTGCCGGAATTCATTCAGAGTTACTTCACCGATCAGGTCATAGAAGAAGTCACAAAGGACCTGATGGAGCAGTACGGCTATGAAAAGAGCCACGCTCAGAACATCGTCTACACCGGCGGTTTGAATATCTACTGCACCATGGATAAGGATATCCAGAACATCATGGAGCAGAAGTATTCCGAGACGGAGTTCAACAACGCGACAAATAAATACGGCGAGAATATCGAATCCGCGATGGTGGTTATGGACTATTCCGGCGCAGTTCGGGGCATAATAGGCGGCAGAGAGAAGACCGGCAACCGCGTTCTAAACCGCGCAACGCAGTCGCTGCGTCCGCCGGGATCGTCGATCAAGCCGCTGAGCGTCTACGGTCCGGCGTTCGAGTATTCTTCCAAGGACTTCGTCTGGAATCTCGAAATCGAGGATTCTCCGATCGACGGCAAATGGCCGAAAAACCAAAGCGGCACGCCGTCCGGAGAGATGATAACCGTCCAGAAGGGTATCGCGCAGTCGCTCAATACGATAGCGGTCAGAGTCATGAAGGATTACGTGACAACGTCCGTATCCTATGAATTCCTTAAAACGAAGCTGCATATAACCAGTTTGATCGATTCGCAGAAGCGGGACGGGAAGACGCTTTCCGATATCGCGCTTGCGCCGCTTGCGCTCGGGCAGCTTACTAACGGTATCTCCGTACTCGAGCTTTGCGCCGGCTACACGATTTTCGGAAGCGGCGGCATGCACGCCGATCCGTATTTCTACGAGAAGGTCGTCGACTCCGCCGGCAACGTCATCCTTGAGAAACGCCCGAATATCACTGAGGCAATCAGCGAGCAGACGGCGTTCATCATGAATAAACTGCTTCAGACCGTCGTCAACTCCGGCACCGGTACTCCGGCGAAATTCAAAGGGTTTGAGATCGGCGGCAAGACCGGTACTTCAAACGACGACTGCGACCGCTGGTTCGTCGGTTACACTCCGTACTATGTGGCTGCCGCCTGGACCGGATTCGATTCTCCGACCACGGTCAAGGGTTTCCGCACCAATCCGTCAGTTACCATATGGAAGAAGGTAATGGAGGAAATCCACAAGGGGCTTCCCGCCAAGAGCTTCCCGAAGGCGCCGTCCGGCGTATACGCATCCGGAGGCGGCTGGTACAGGAAGGGCACGAAGCCGTACGTACCGCCCGAACCGGAACCCGAGGAGAATCCGGAAAGCAATTCCTCTGAGGAGGCAACCGGCGGTGAAGGATCCGTGCCGGAGGAATCGATGTCCGGAGATGTTGTCATAGAGAGCAGCTCCGGCGGAGGCGAGGATTCGAGCTCTTCGGCGACATCTGAGGGCAGCTCTAAAACGGGATAGAGCAACTGTTTATAAAAGAATCGGCAACAAACGGTTTGTCAGGCATTTTTGATGTCATCCTGCCGCAAAAAATGCTTGACAAACCGTCGCTCTGTTGTTATACTATCGTGGTGTGAGTTTTGACCCATTAGCTCAGTTGGCAGAGCACTTGACTTTTAATCAAGGTGTCCGGAGTTCGAATCTCCGATGGGTCACCACAAAGAAGCCCCCCGCTACAGCGGGGGGGCTTCTTTGTGTATGCGTGTTACTGCTGCGTTTTCGCTTTTGATATTCTCTCGTACTCCGCGTCGATCATCGCGTTGTAGTCGCTGTCGGTGAGTTTTAAGCTTTCCTGACCGCTAACGGACTCAGCAGCGAAGCTGTCGAACATCCTTTGTTTTTCTTTAAGTATATTGACAATCTGCTCGTCGACGGTGTTGGCGCAGAGCAGCCGGTAAACCATAACTTTGTTGATCTGTCCCATTCTGAAAGCTCTGCCGACCGCCTGGCTTTCGAGCGACGGCTTGAGCTGCGGCTCGCAGAAGACGATGACGCTCGCCGCCTGGATGTTCAAGCCGGTGCCGCCCGCCTGTATCTGCGCGAGAAGCACCGCGCCGGTCTCGCAGTTGGTGAAATCGTCGATGATCTTTTGCCTGTTTTCCGCGGAAACGCTGCCGTCGATGGGGCCGAAGACGGGCGCGCCGACGACCTCCTTCGCCGCGGCGATCGTGCTGATAAAGAAGGAGAAAACGATGACCTTGCGTCCCTCGCTGACCGCCTGCTCGCAAAGGTCGCGGAGAAGGTCCGCCTTCGAGGAATCACCGATATCGGCGGCGCTCCACGAAACGCGCCGCATATCCATAAAGTTCTTGCTCATGACGGAAGCGCAGTACGCCTCCGACTCCGCGTCGTTCAGCTCGCACCACATTTCCTTCTCGACCTTTTCGGGCAGCTCGTCGAGCACGTCCTCCTTCGTGCGGCGGAAGTAGACGGACGAGATCGCCTGTCTGAAGAGGAGCGCGTGTTCAAGCGTTGCGTATTTCGACGCCTCCTGTTCGACCTCCGGTTTCAGCGATTTAATGAGGAAGCACATCTCGCCGACGTTGTTCTCGAGCGAAGTGCCTGTCATGAAGAGAACTCTGTCGGTGTGCGCGCGGAGGCGAAGGACCGAAACGGTGCGGTTTGCGGACGGATTCTTTATGTAATGCGCTTCGTCAACCACGAGCATCGAGTAATGTAAACCTTCCTCGAGGTCGATTTTGTTCGCGGTTTCGTAGGTGGTGACGCCGACCCCGCCTTCGCTCTGCCACTTTTCTAGATTCTCAAAAAGGTCTTTCCCATGCAGACCGACGAGATCGAGTGAGCTGTGCTTGTTTATTTCGCGGCACCAGTTGACGAAGACGCTGGCGGGGCAGACGACGAGGAAGCGCGCCTTTTCTTCGGCGGAGTTTTCGATCGCGGTCATCGCAGCGATCGCCTGGACGGTCTTGCCGAGTCCCATATCGTCGCCGAGCAGGACGGCGCCCTGGTTGATTATATACTGAACGCCGAAATACTGATACGCTCTGAGCGTGCATTTCAGCCCTGTCAGGTCGAGCGGAACGCTCTCGATCGCGACGGCGAGCTCGTTAGGCAGGCCGTTCCTCTCGATGATATCGCGGTACTTGCGGCGCGTCGCCGAAGCTTCGCCCTGCTTTCTGCCGC contains:
- a CDS encoding transglycosylase domain-containing protein yields the protein MVLFFTGVFTALTVLIYITQFINPDIGIDLNNLSLAYTSTIYYTDNATGQPVVEEKLYLNENCIWVDLENIPDNLVNAFIAIEDQRFWEHSGVDWKRTFGAILNTFTGTDSRYGGSTIDQQLIKNLTGDNEVSIKRKIMEIVRANYLEKKYSKKTILEVYLNRINLGSTYTGVQVAANSYFDKDVSELTLAECASIAGITRAPTKYNPQLNLQNNRDRAVVVLDQMLQQGYISPQQHAEAKAEIATLEVLPRKNIDLPEFIQSYFTDQVIEEVTKDLMEQYGYEKSHAQNIVYTGGLNIYCTMDKDIQNIMEQKYSETEFNNATNKYGENIESAMVVMDYSGAVRGIIGGREKTGNRVLNRATQSLRPPGSSIKPLSVYGPAFEYSSKDFVWNLEIEDSPIDGKWPKNQSGTPSGEMITVQKGIAQSLNTIAVRVMKDYVTTSVSYEFLKTKLHITSLIDSQKRDGKTLSDIALAPLALGQLTNGISVLELCAGYTIFGSGGMHADPYFYEKVVDSAGNVILEKRPNITEAISEQTAFIMNKLLQTVVNSGTGTPAKFKGFEIGGKTGTSNDDCDRWFVGYTPYYVAAAWTGFDSPTTVKGFRTNPSVTIWKKVMEEIHKGLPAKSFPKAPSGVYASGGGWYRKGTKPYVPPEPEPEENPESNSSEEATGGEGSVPEESMSGDVVIESSSGGGEDSSSSATSEGSSKTG
- a CDS encoding DEAD/DEAH box helicase, translating into MSENTVTYKSAHGRRRALVEAEKQLKALIGVDSRIEKEAAQAAEEYLEELRALTLWETPIERLNEYASGIRVSALKKVGYKSVYQLKDASASSLTRINGVGSKSADGIVRSVRRIVKDVNASTRLRIDPNNKSAKQEALIRALYLSRELKQNSDAASALYKNNHGDISQALRDTRPASNRISWLFSSAETKRRVGECLQKVDFYTVGEYGNEISELISGRNRILKARHDEYWSSFARNAAGFYSTLDAILSGRKQGEASATRRKYRDIIERNGLPNELAVAIESVPLDLTGLKCTLRAYQYFGVQYIINQGAVLLGDDMGLGKTVQAIAAMTAIENSAEEKARFLVVCPASVFVNWCREINKHSSLDLVGLHGKDLFENLEKWQSEGGVGVTTYETANKIDLEEGLHYSMLVVDEAHYIKNPSANRTVSVLRLRAHTDRVLFMTGTSLENNVGEMCFLIKSLKPEVEQEASKYATLEHALLFRQAISSVYFRRTKEDVLDELPEKVEKEMWCELNDAESEAYCASVMSKNFMDMRRVSWSAADIGDSSKADLLRDLCEQAVSEGRKVIVFSFFISTIAAAKEVVGAPVFGPIDGSVSAENRQKIIDDFTNCETGAVLLAQIQAGGTGLNIQAASVIVFCEPQLKPSLESQAVGRAFRMGQINKVMVYRLLCANTVDEQIVNILKEKQRMFDSFAAESVSGQESLKLTDSDYNAMIDAEYERISKAKTQQ